A DNA window from Paenibacillus sp. HWE-109 contains the following coding sequences:
- a CDS encoding glycoside hydrolase family 125 protein — protein MEQFRLPKIPMPKLELPQAIQDVLLEAEEKLAHRPKLLQLFKNCFPNTLETTTKLMPDGTTFVITGDIPASWLRDSVEQVMHYVPFAKEDTDLQRIISGLIKRHIQYIHIDPYANAFNESANDWHWNKADQTEMSPWVWERKFELDSLCFSMRLAYAYWKETELTDIFDAGFKAAMVKIYELFLTEQHHFEKSPYRFTRNNGIPTDSLRNNGLGMPVNYTGMVWSGFRSSDDACDFHYNIPANMFAVVALRHMQEFAEWVFRDMDFLAQLQALEADIDHGIQLYGIYRHPTFGPIYAYETDGFGNYCLMDDAGTPGLMSIPYLGYVAADDPIYQNTRRFALSKENPFYFEGKVARGIGSPHTPDDYIWHMALSMQGITAATAEEKLAMIAMLEATDADTGFMHEGFHVDDPTIFTRKWFAWSNSLFSQLVYQAMKDGLL, from the coding sequence ATGGAACAATTCAGACTGCCGAAAATTCCGATGCCCAAGCTGGAACTGCCACAAGCCATTCAAGATGTCTTGTTGGAAGCCGAAGAAAAGCTGGCGCATCGCCCTAAACTTTTGCAATTATTTAAAAATTGTTTTCCCAATACATTAGAAACGACAACCAAGTTGATGCCAGATGGCACCACTTTCGTAATCACGGGAGATATTCCGGCGTCCTGGCTGCGTGATTCTGTCGAGCAGGTCATGCATTACGTACCTTTTGCCAAAGAAGACACGGATCTTCAGCGCATCATTAGCGGTTTAATTAAGCGTCATATTCAGTACATCCATATCGATCCGTATGCGAATGCGTTTAATGAGTCGGCCAATGACTGGCATTGGAACAAAGCAGACCAAACGGAGATGTCCCCATGGGTATGGGAACGTAAATTTGAGCTCGATTCCTTATGCTTCTCAATGCGTCTGGCTTATGCGTATTGGAAAGAAACCGAATTGACGGATATCTTTGATGCTGGCTTTAAAGCAGCGATGGTTAAGATTTATGAGTTGTTCCTAACCGAGCAGCATCACTTCGAAAAGTCGCCATATCGGTTTACCCGCAATAATGGGATACCGACCGATTCTCTGCGCAATAATGGCTTGGGAATGCCTGTGAATTATACGGGGATGGTGTGGTCCGGCTTTCGTTCCAGCGATGATGCTTGTGATTTTCACTACAACATTCCAGCGAATATGTTCGCTGTAGTCGCCCTGCGCCACATGCAAGAATTCGCGGAATGGGTGTTCCGGGACATGGATTTCCTCGCACAACTACAAGCGCTCGAAGCGGACATTGATCATGGGATTCAATTGTATGGGATTTATCGTCATCCGACATTTGGTCCTATTTATGCGTATGAAACTGACGGTTTCGGCAATTACTGCCTCATGGATGATGCCGGGACGCCGGGTCTGATGTCGATTCCTTACCTAGGCTATGTGGCTGCGGACGACCCGATTTATCAAAATACAAGACGTTTTGCGCTTAGCAAAGAGAACCCGTTTTACTTCGAAGGCAAGGTGGCTCGAGGAATCGGCAGTCCGCATACGCCGGACGACTACATTTGGCATATGGCTCTGTCCATGCAAGGCATTACGGCAGCGACGGCGGAAGAGAAGCTGGCGATGATCGCGATGCTTGAAGCGACAGATGCCGATACAGGATTCATGCATGAAGGTTTTCACGTCGATGATCCAACGATTTTCACGCGCAAATGGTTTGCATGGTCGAACAGCCTGTTCTCTCAGTTAGTTTATCAAGCGATGAAGGATGGTCTTCTATGA
- a CDS encoding carbohydrate ABC transporter permease gives MNAVKAMKKQDFHKLPPLLNVFAHVAAGLFTIACVFPFLFVTIISFTDEKSLNTNGYRIIPEKWSLEAYRYLFKAGDQLLMSYGVTILVTVVGTLVSLILTATFAYAISRKSFKFRNFFGFFAFFTMLFNGGLVPTYIVMTQLLGLKDSLWALVLPLAGNAFYIMIMRTFFVTSVPDAIIESGKIDGAGEFGIFVKLVLPLSLPGLATIGLFSTLGYWNDWFNALLYIDTPNLVPLQSMLMRIENSMQFLLQNTSNPSVGIGLLQSLPQDTSRMAMVVLATGPIIFAYPFFQRYFIQGLTIGAVKE, from the coding sequence ATGAATGCTGTCAAAGCGATGAAAAAACAAGATTTTCATAAATTACCGCCCTTGTTGAATGTGTTCGCTCATGTGGCCGCGGGTCTTTTTACCATTGCATGTGTGTTCCCGTTTCTGTTTGTGACGATTATTTCGTTCACCGATGAGAAATCACTGAATACGAACGGTTATCGCATCATCCCGGAGAAATGGAGCCTGGAAGCGTACCGTTATCTCTTCAAAGCTGGCGATCAACTGCTGATGTCCTATGGGGTCACGATCCTTGTGACGGTCGTAGGTACGCTTGTCAGCTTGATTCTAACCGCTACATTCGCCTATGCAATTTCCCGGAAAAGCTTTAAATTCCGTAATTTCTTTGGCTTCTTCGCCTTTTTTACGATGCTCTTCAATGGTGGACTTGTGCCGACTTATATTGTGATGACACAATTGCTCGGGCTCAAGGATTCCCTATGGGCTTTGGTTCTGCCATTAGCGGGCAACGCCTTCTATATCATGATTATGCGTACTTTTTTTGTTACATCCGTACCGGATGCTATTATTGAATCGGGTAAAATTGACGGAGCCGGCGAATTCGGCATTTTCGTCAAGCTTGTGCTGCCGCTATCCCTGCCAGGGCTCGCGACGATCGGGTTATTCAGTACCTTGGGGTACTGGAATGATTGGTTCAATGCGCTGCTGTACATCGACACGCCGAATTTGGTGCCGCTGCAATCGATGCTGATGCGGATTGAGAACAGTATGCAGTTCCTGCTCCAGAACACGAGCAACCCGTCGGTTGGCATTGGCTTGCTGCAATCGCTGCCGCAGGATACTTCGCGGATGGCTATGGTTGTGCTTGCGACCGGACCGATTATTTTCGCTTATCCGTTCTTCCAGCGTTACTTTATTCAAGGCTTGACGATCGGTGCTGTAAAAGAGTAA
- a CDS encoding ABC transporter permease, with amino-acid sequence MNRIGTFFKDVKQSRVLLLMALPATLWFLFFSYLPMAGMVIAFKQYRYSRDGFWASIVESKWVGLQNFKFLFSTNDAYIITRNTLLYNIVFIIAGLVLSVGLAIVLSEITNKKLAKLYQTGMFMPYFLSWVIVGYFVFSFLSVDKGMLNHILPWFGVDPIRWYNDKTYWPLIIILVYLWKSVGYSSVVYLAAIMGIDKSLYEAAMIDGASKWQQIRNITFPMLKPLMTILTLLAIGRIFYADFGLFLQVPRDSGTLYSVTNVIDTYVYRGLKSTGEIGMSTAAGLYQSVIGFILVMTSNYVVRKFDRDNALF; translated from the coding sequence ATGAACAGAATAGGAACTTTTTTCAAAGATGTTAAACAAAGCAGAGTGCTGCTGCTCATGGCATTACCGGCAACGCTTTGGTTCCTGTTCTTCTCTTATTTACCGATGGCAGGCATGGTGATTGCTTTCAAGCAGTACCGTTACAGCCGTGATGGTTTTTGGGCAAGTATTGTGGAGAGCAAATGGGTTGGATTGCAGAACTTCAAATTCCTTTTTAGTACGAATGACGCTTATATCATTACGCGCAACACTTTGCTATACAATATTGTGTTCATTATTGCAGGTCTGGTGCTGTCTGTTGGACTCGCCATTGTGTTATCCGAAATTACGAATAAAAAGCTTGCTAAGCTTTATCAAACAGGTATGTTCATGCCCTATTTCTTATCATGGGTCATCGTTGGCTATTTCGTATTCAGTTTCCTAAGTGTGGATAAAGGAATGCTTAATCATATACTTCCCTGGTTTGGCGTGGATCCGATTCGTTGGTACAACGACAAGACGTATTGGCCGCTTATCATTATTCTCGTTTACCTCTGGAAATCAGTCGGTTACAGCAGTGTTGTGTATTTGGCAGCGATCATGGGGATAGATAAGTCGCTTTATGAAGCAGCCATGATTGACGGTGCGAGCAAATGGCAGCAAATCCGCAACATTACGTTCCCGATGTTAAAACCATTAATGACGATTCTGACGCTGCTGGCGATCGGACGAATTTTTTATGCAGACTTTGGTTTGTTCCTGCAAGTGCCTAGAGATTCGGGGACGTTGTACTCCGTAACGAATGTTATCGATACGTATGTATACCGCGGCCTTAAATCTACAGGAGAAATCGGCATGAGTACAGCGGCTGGATTGTATCAGTCTGTGATCGGCTTTATTCTTGTGATGACTTCGAACTATGTCGTTAGAAAATTTGATAGAGACAATGCACTCTTTTAA